The DNA region GGCCGATATCTTTGAACCAAGACTGAAACGGATCAATGGTGGCATAATCATTCCTTTAATCATGCCAATTTCCTGAGCCCTGGCTGGATCAAAAACAATTTCCAGAGGAAGCATTCCCCCTTTATGGAGTGAATCAGCAAACCCTTTATGTATAACCAGGCCAGCCGGGGCCTGTCCATGCCTGATCATAACAGTAGCCTGGTGTGCGTCGGTTTTTGAGATTTCCAGGAAATCAACAGAGTCGAGCAGTTGAATCAGGCTTGCTGAAGCCGGGCTGATATCGGCATCACTTACCAGGAGAATAAGACCCGAGGGTTTCTCATCGGTGAATACTCCTCCGAAAGCGAGTGCGAACAGTGTAACCAGTACCACAGGAAGCAGGAAAGTGAGAAGGACTGCCCGCCAGTCACTTAGCAATATCAGTAAATCCTTTTTTATAATATTCCACATATCAATCTCTTAAATCCAAGCCGGTAAGGTTAAAAAATACATTTTCGAGATTGCTTTTCCTTACTTCAAGGCTTACTATTCCTAATCCTTTGACTGAAAAACCATGAATTATCTTTTCGACAGATGAACCGTTACCATCAGTTCTTATCATAACCGTTGTGCTATCAATTAAATTGACTATCAGCAATCCGTTAAACAGTTCCTGCAGGGTATCAACAGTCACGGGTTTTTCCAACTTAACAACTACCAGGTCGTCTGGTGCATATTTTCTCCGCAATTCATCTATATTGCCTTCAGCGACCAGTACCCCTTTATCCATGATGGCAATCTTATCGCAAAGTTTCTCGAATTCATCCAGGTAATGGGATGTATATAATATGGTACAGCCCCTGGTGTGAATTTCATTAAGCAGGTTGTGGATAAGGTTTCTGCTTTGAGGGTCGATCCCTACTGTTGGTTCATCCATAATCAGGATTGCGGGATTATGCATAAGTGCAACTGCAAGGTTTATTCTTCTTTTCATGCCACCAGAAAACGTTCCGACTCTGGAATTAGCGCGTTCCAGGAGTCCAACCTTTTCAAGAAGTTCGTATGCCCTGCTTTTTAAACGGGTTTTGTTTACGGAATAAAACCCACCCCAAAAAAGAAGGTTTTGCAATGCAGTTAACGAATTGTATAAAGCAATATCCTGGGGAACTACTCCGATTTGGGATGCAATGGTCCTTTTATCGCTTGATACGGATGCACCGTTTACAAATATCTTCCCATTATCGGGTATTAATATTCCTGTGATCAACTGGATCAGTGTAGTTTTTCCTGCACCATTCGGGCCTAGAATACCAAAAAACTCTCCTTTTGAAATTTCAAGAGAAAAGTCGTATAAAGCTTTTCTCTCGTTATATGCTTTTTCTATGTTTTTTATACTGATCAAGTTCCGGAGTATTTATTAAGAATTGGTTTCGGCAATCCGATAGTAAACTTGTTTTTCTGTAATCTCCATTGTTATTATTTTCAACAGGATGAAATTTATTAGTATGGTTTCTGCCTTTTGTCTGGGAATACCCCCAATCCGGCAAAATTGTGAAAATGTGATCCTGTTTTTTTTCTCCAGATATTCCATGAGAAATTTTTCCTCTTCCCTGTACCTGATAGTAACATTCTTTTCTATTCCTGACAATTCCCAGGTTTTAAGAAGTATCCTGTTTGCCAGAAGATTTTGATCATCTACCCTTATATAGGCTTTCCAGAGGTTATCTTTGTATGGTGCCAGATGAGGCCTATGATTGCTGGGCGGAATGTCTACTTCGAGTACGATTTTCCCGTCAATATCCCATTCCCTGGTTGTAAACTTTACTTCAGGGCGGGAATAGAGAGTAGCAGCTGCTTCTATCATATAATATTCTTCATCGCTTCTGATGCCGGCAATAACTCCGTTATCTTTTACGCCAACTAAAATCTTACCTCCCTTGGTATTGGTGAATGCTACCAGAGTCCTGGCTATTTTCCTGGAGTCTGAAATCTCAAATTTAAAATCAAGTTGCTGATGTTCACCCTGTTCGATCAGCTTTTTGATATATTTACTCAAAACGCTCTGCCCTCCGGATTTTTAGCGATGAATGGCAAAACAGATCATGGAATGATGGTTTTACAGGAAGACCATATTATCCTTGGCTGTAATCTTTTCGCAATAGCAGCACTGTAACTTGGTATCCTCCTTATCCACAACGTGGAATTTCGTTGGAACGGCTTCGTTGTTGGTGATGCAATTGGGGTTGACACATTTGATGAACTTGCTGATCTTGTCAGGGACTTCGACCCGTTTCTTTTCAATTACATGGTAGTCTTTGATAATGATGATGGTTGCCGTTGGAGCAACCAGGGCGATTTTATTAAGTTCTTCAGCTTCGAAGTAGCGGTTGCTGACTTTAATAATTCCCTTGGTACCGTATTTTTTACTTTCGAGGTTGGTACCAAAAAGGATTTGTTCGGTTGAGCGGTCGAGGTTCAGGATTCGTATTGCCAGAAACACATTTCCGGCAGGAATATGATCGATCACGGTACCATTTTCAATGGCCGATACCTGTAATTCTTTTATTTTGTTTTCCATGGTTAAGCTATTTTTATTTTACACCCAGGATGGTTGCTAATAGTGCTTGTCTTACATAGACTCCATTTTCTGCTTGTTTAAAGTAATATGCCATAGGGTTGGCATCAACGTCTTCCGTGATTTCGTTTACCCGGGGCAAAGGATGTAGTATTTTCATGTTTGATCTGGCGTCTCCTAACATGGAATTGTTCAGGATATATGCATTTTTCACCCGTTCATATTCAATAGGGTCTGAAAACCTTTCTCTCTGAATACGGGTCATATACAGAATATCTACATTAGGTATAGCTTCCTGAAGATCAGTGTATTGATAATACTCCAGCTTATTTTCTTTAATATGCTGTTTGACATAGGAAGGCAGTTTCAGTTCCTGTGGTGAGACAAGGTGGAAGGTTGTTTTGAAATTGCACATTGCCATAGTGAGAGAATGAACGGTCCGGCCATATTTCAGGTCTCCGACAAAAGCTATCTGAAGGCCGTCTAATGTTCCCTGGGTTTTCTTGATAGAATACATATCAAGCAGGGTTTGAGTGGGATGTTGGTTAGCGCCGTCTCCCGCATTGATAATCGGTACCGGCGATACCTCGCTGGCATAGCGTGCGCTGCCTTCTCTAGGATGGCGCATGACGATTAAATCGGAGTAATTGCTGACTGTCAGAATAGTATCCTTAAGGGATTCTCCTTTTTTTACACTTGAGGAAGCGCTGTCGGAAAACCCAATTACTCTTGCACCCAAACGGTTTGCGGCACTTTCGAAGCTAAGCCTTGTGCGTGTGGAGGGCTCAAAGAACAAAGTGGCAACCACCAGGCCCTGAAGAATAGTTTGTACTGGGTTTGCTTCAAATTCTGCCGCGTAATCCAGGATTCGTATCTGTTCTTCCCGGGTATAATCATTTATGGAAATGAGGCTTTTATTTTTCATCGGGGTAGTATTTATGATGGATCTTGCAATGCGATAAAATTATGAATTTTTAAGCTCCATGAAGGTCATTGTTAATAACTTATGATTAAAAAAAAGGCGGCTCAAAAGAGCCGCCCGGTACCTTATTTATTAAGGTTGAATTTGCTGATAAAGTCATTGATGACCTCTGAGAGGTCAGGTGAACCGATTTCCTGGAGATCATAATAGACCCTTGTATTGGGTTTGTTGATCTTAATAATGCGGTTCAGGTCAATAGGGGTGCCAATTACCACAGCATCGCATTCGGTATTCTCAATAGTAGCTTGCAGGTCATGGCGTTGTTCATCACCGTATCCCATTGCAGGTAATAATGTTCCAATATTGGGATAGATTTTGAATGTTTGGGATAATTTTCCAACGGTATAAGGTCTTGGGTCCACGAGTTCGGCCGCACCAAATTTCTTTGCAGCCACCGTTCCCGCTCCAATTTTCATTTCGCCATGGGTAAGCGTTGGGCCGTCTTCTACCACAAGGACTTTTTTCCCTTTGATCAGGCTGGGATCATCAACCTTGATGGGTGATGCACCATCGACAACTATTGCTTTTGGGTTTACCTTTGAGATATTATCTCTAACAATCTGAATGGCTTCAGGACCGGCGCTGTCCATCTTATTGATTACAACAACGTCTGCCATTCTCAGTGTTACCTCACCCGGGTAATATCTGAGTTCATGACCTGGCCTGTGTGGGTCTACCACGGTTATCATAAGATCGGGAGCATAAAAAGGAAAATCGTTGTTGCCTCCATCCCAGATAACAACATCGCAGCCATCGGGGTCGTTTTCAGCGGCCCTGAGGATAGCCTCATAATCAACTCCTGCGTAAATAACATTACCCCTAACAACGTGAGGCTCATATTCTTCCATTTCTTCAATAGTACATTTGTGCTTGTCGAGATCCTCCACTTTGGCGAAACGTTGCACCTTTTGTTCCACCAGGTTGCCATATGGCATAGGATGTCTTACAGCAACAACTTTTAATCCTTTTTCCATCAGGAGTTCAATAACTCTTCTGGAGGTCTGGCTTTTTCCACAACCGGTACGAATTGCGCCAATGGCAATGACGGGTTTGGTGGATTTAACCATTGTGTCTTTGGGTCCGAGAAGCATAAAATCTGCTCCGGCTGCATTCACAATGGCGCTGACGCCCATGACCTTGTCGTAGGTCACATCGCTGTATGCGAAAACGCATATGTCAGCTTCCAGTTTTTTAATTAACTCAGGGAGATCTTCTTCTGCATAAATTGGGATACCGTCCGGGTAAAGTCCACCGGCCAGTTCAGCCGGGTATTTCCTTCCGTCGATATCGGGAATCTGGGCAGCCGTATAGGCTACAACATTGTAGTTTTCATTTCCACGAAAATAAGTGTTGAAATTGTGGAAATCTCTTCCCGCAGCACCAATAATGATTACTCGTTTTTTCATTACTAGTTCCCTTTGGTTTATAAAATTGATTCACAAAATATCCGCAAAATTAAAAGTTTAATTTAAACCAACAGGTTTAATATGAGAAAATTGTTAAAAGGACAGGATTACACAGTCATAGTTTATGCATTTCGTCAATTTGGTATCTTTGCCGAAAAAATCGGGGAAAATGTTGAAGGACAAAATAACAAAAGGTGTACAGAAGGCTTTTAGTGACTTGTATGGAAAGGAAATTTCTCTGGATTCGTCACAAGTGCAAAAGACGAGAAAGGAATTTGAAGGTGATTTTACCATCAATGTGTTTCCCTTTTTGAAATTTTCAGGAAAATCGCCGGAAGTTACCGCATCGGAGGTTGGAAATTATCTTGCAACTCACATGCAGGAGGTGCAAAGATTCAATGTGATCAAAGGATTCCTGAATATTGTTGTTTCAAATGAATATTGGATAGAAGCTCTTCGTGGTGCTTTTCATAATCTGCATTACGGATTAAACGAGGTCCGCGAAGATCTTGCTCCTGTGGTGATAGAGTTCTCTTCTCCCAATACCAATAAGCCGCTTCATCTCGGACATGTTAGAAATAACCTTCTGGGCTGGTCAATTGCAAAAATTTTACAGGCAAATGGCCACAAAGTAGTTAAGGTGAATCTGGTTAACGACAGGGGAATACATATTTGCAAAACAATGCTTGCCTGGAATAAATGGGCTAACGGTGCTTTGCCTGATAAGACCGGAGAAAAGGGGGATAAGTTCGTGGGTAATTATTATGTTCAGTTTGATAAAGAACTCAAAAAGGAGATTAATGATCTAAAGGGACAGGGCTTAAGCGATGATGAAGCCGAGAAGAGCAGTGATTTAATGATGCAAGCCAGGAAAATGCTTCAGGACTGGGAACATGGCGATAAGGAAACAAGAGCATTGTGGCAACAAATGAACCAATGGGTATATGATGGGTTTGAGCAGACCTATCACCGTATGGGTATTGATTTTGATAAAACTTATTATGAATCAGATACCTATCTCCTGGGGAAGGAAATTGTTATGGAAGGGATTAACTCAGGAGCCTTTTACAAAATTGATGATGGGTCGGTTTGGTGTGACCTTAGTGGTGAGGGTTTGGATAAAAAATTGTTATTGCGTTCCGATGGAACTTCGGTTTACATGACCCAGGATCTGGGCACCGCCCAGCTCAGGTATGATGATTATCATCCCGGTAAGCTATTATATGTGGTAGGGAATGAGCAAAATTACCATTTTGATGTACTACGGCTTATCTTAAAGAAACTGGGACGGGAATGGGCCGGCGATATTATACATATTTCATATGGTATGGTAGAGCTTCCTTCAGGAAGGATGAAAAGCCGTGAAGGTACCGTAGTGGATGCTGATGACCTGATGGATGAAATGAATGAAACGGCTGCAAGGATGACATCTGACCTTGGAAAGGCTGAGTTCTCGACAGATGCAGAGGCAAATGCCTTTTATACCATGATAGGTATGGGGGCTTTGAAGTACTATATCCTTAAAGTGGACCCCAGGAAAAACATGTTGTTCAATCCTGAAGAGTCGGTTGACTTTAATGGTAATACAGGCCCGTTTATCCAGTATACTCATGCACGGATCCGTTCTCTTTTGGCTAAAGCCGGAGAGCCTGATTATGAATATCCAGTACCCGGCAATATCCTGGATAAAGAACGCTCTCTCATGAAACTAATCTGGGATTATCCCAATATTGTCCAGGATGCCGGTGAACAGTACTCTCCTGCGCTTATTGCCAATTATGCCTTCGATCTTGCAAAGGAATTCAATCAGTTTTATCAGGAAATTCCCGTTTTAAGAGCAGAAAATGAAGCGTCAAAGAATTTTCGCC from Bacteroidota bacterium includes:
- a CDS encoding ABC transporter ATP-binding protein, with product MISIKNIEKAYNERKALYDFSLEISKGEFFGILGPNGAGKTTLIQLITGILIPDNGKIFVNGASVSSDKRTIASQIGVVPQDIALYNSLTALQNLLFWGGFYSVNKTRLKSRAYELLEKVGLLERANSRVGTFSGGMKRRINLAVALMHNPAILIMDEPTVGIDPQSRNLIHNLLNEIHTRGCTILYTSHYLDEFEKLCDKIAIMDKGVLVAEGNIDELRRKYAPDDLVVVKLEKPVTVDTLQELFNGLLIVNLIDSTTVMIRTDGNGSSVEKIIHGFSVKGLGIVSLEVRKSNLENVFFNLTGLDLRD
- a CDS encoding ATP-binding protein → MSKYIKKLIEQGEHQQLDFKFEISDSRKIARTLVAFTNTKGGKILVGVKDNGVIAGIRSDEEYYMIEAAATLYSRPEVKFTTREWDIDGKIVLEVDIPPSNHRPHLAPYKDNLWKAYIRVDDQNLLANRILLKTWELSGIEKNVTIRYREEEKFLMEYLEKKNRITFSQFCRIGGIPRQKAETILINFILLKIITMEITEKQVYYRIAETNS
- a CDS encoding aspartate carbamoyltransferase regulatory subunit, whose product is MENKIKELQVSAIENGTVIDHIPAGNVFLAIRILNLDRSTEQILFGTNLESKKYGTKGIIKVSNRYFEAEELNKIALVAPTATIIIIKDYHVIEKKRVEVPDKISKFIKCVNPNCITNNEAVPTKFHVVDKEDTKLQCCYCEKITAKDNMVFL
- the pyrB gene encoding aspartate carbamoyltransferase, whose product is MKNKSLISINDYTREEQIRILDYAAEFEANPVQTILQGLVVATLFFEPSTRTRLSFESAANRLGARVIGFSDSASSSVKKGESLKDTILTVSNYSDLIVMRHPREGSARYASEVSPVPIINAGDGANQHPTQTLLDMYSIKKTQGTLDGLQIAFVGDLKYGRTVHSLTMAMCNFKTTFHLVSPQELKLPSYVKQHIKENKLEYYQYTDLQEAIPNVDILYMTRIQRERFSDPIEYERVKNAYILNNSMLGDARSNMKILHPLPRVNEITEDVDANPMAYYFKQAENGVYVRQALLATILGVK
- a CDS encoding cyclic 2,3-diphosphoglycerate synthase, translated to MKKRVIIIGAAGRDFHNFNTYFRGNENYNVVAYTAAQIPDIDGRKYPAELAGGLYPDGIPIYAEEDLPELIKKLEADICVFAYSDVTYDKVMGVSAIVNAAGADFMLLGPKDTMVKSTKPVIAIGAIRTGCGKSQTSRRVIELLMEKGLKVVAVRHPMPYGNLVEQKVQRFAKVEDLDKHKCTIEEMEEYEPHVVRGNVIYAGVDYEAILRAAENDPDGCDVVIWDGGNNDFPFYAPDLMITVVDPHRPGHELRYYPGEVTLRMADVVVINKMDSAGPEAIQIVRDNISKVNPKAIVVDGASPIKVDDPSLIKGKKVLVVEDGPTLTHGEMKIGAGTVAAKKFGAAELVDPRPYTVGKLSQTFKIYPNIGTLLPAMGYGDEQRHDLQATIENTECDAVVIGTPIDLNRIIKINKPNTRVYYDLQEIGSPDLSEVINDFISKFNLNK
- a CDS encoding arginine--tRNA ligase → MLKDKITKGVQKAFSDLYGKEISLDSSQVQKTRKEFEGDFTINVFPFLKFSGKSPEVTASEVGNYLATHMQEVQRFNVIKGFLNIVVSNEYWIEALRGAFHNLHYGLNEVREDLAPVVIEFSSPNTNKPLHLGHVRNNLLGWSIAKILQANGHKVVKVNLVNDRGIHICKTMLAWNKWANGALPDKTGEKGDKFVGNYYVQFDKELKKEINDLKGQGLSDDEAEKSSDLMMQARKMLQDWEHGDKETRALWQQMNQWVYDGFEQTYHRMGIDFDKTYYESDTYLLGKEIVMEGINSGAFYKIDDGSVWCDLSGEGLDKKLLLRSDGTSVYMTQDLGTAQLRYDDYHPGKLLYVVGNEQNYHFDVLRLILKKLGREWAGDIIHISYGMVELPSGRMKSREGTVVDADDLMDEMNETAARMTSDLGKAEFSTDAEANAFYTMIGMGALKYYILKVDPRKNMLFNPEESVDFNGNTGPFIQYTHARIRSLLAKAGEPDYEYPVPGNILDKERSLMKLIWDYPNIVQDAGEQYSPALIANYAFDLAKEFNQFYQEIPVLRAENEASKNFRLILSATTGKILKSAMNLLGIDVPDRM